From a single Lytechinus variegatus isolate NC3 chromosome 9, Lvar_3.0, whole genome shotgun sequence genomic region:
- the LOC121421194 gene encoding uncharacterized protein LOC121421194, which yields MATSMPTLANFDVHSDPSSLFSRWQKWIRRFEGAMTGFGITDDGRKKALLLHYGGEDLDDVFQTIKLTDNTYTKAKEVLETYFQPKQNTLYETIIFRREHQLQGESIDQYCTRLRKLAERCNFTDAEREIKTQIIEDCLSSQLRRKALEKDRGLEEIIELARSISLSETRTKEVEHVGRAEANHLRTAAGKQKQSRSWVKAKLKPTPDHKQQCYHCGGSYPHTKKCPAKGMTCNACGKPNHFAKVCKSAEKSTKDQKKRVKSGGKANALTSVEDAEETSDSDYVFQLSSSDTDQPRATVCVNNTPVQALIDSGATVNVMSRKTYNLTARNLTGIDTR from the coding sequence ATGGCGACATCAATGCCCACGCTGGCCAATTTTGATGTCCACTCCGACCCTTCCTCGCTATTTTCTCGCTGGCAGAAATGGATTAGGAGGTTTGAAGGTGCTATGACAGGGTTTGGCATCACAGATGACGGCAGGAAGAAGGCGTTACTTCTACACTACGGGGGAGAAGACCTGGACGATGTCTTCCAGACTATCAAACTCACTGACAACACATATACCAAGGCCAAAGAGGTGTTGGAAACGTACTTCCAACCAAAGCAGAACACCCTGTATGAAACAATAATTTTCAGAAGGGAACATCAGCTGCAGGGAGAGAGCATCGATCAATACTGCACTCGGTTGAGAAAACTAGCAGAACGATGCAATTTCACGGATGCAGAGCGGGAAATCAAAACCCAAATCATCGAGGATTGCCTATCCAGTCAGCTTCGGAGGAAGGCGCTGGAGAAAGATCGCGGGCTGGAAGAGATAATCGAACTAGCACGATCCATCTCACTGTCGGAAACCCGCACAAAGGAGGTTGAGCATGTAGGACGTGCGGAAGCTAATCACCTCCGTACAGCTGCAGGAAAGCAGAAGCAGAGTCGCTCATGGGTCAAGGCCAAGCTCAAACCTACTCCTGATCATAAGCAACAATGCTATCACTGTGGCGGGAGCTATCCGCATACCAAGAAGTGTCCTGCAAAAGGAATGACCTGCAACGCCTGTGGAAAACCCAATCATTTTGCAAAAGTTTGCAAATCTGCCGAGAAATCTACAAAAGACCAGAAAAAGAGGGTGAAAAGCGGAGGCAAGGCTAATGCGCTAACATCTGTAGAGGATGCAGAGGAGACCAGTGATAGTGATTATGTCTTCCAACTCTCTTCATCGGATACTGACCAGCCTCGAGCTACAGTTTGCGTAAACAACACTCCAGTTCAAGCTCTCATCGACTCGGGTGCAACTGTAAACGTCATGAGCAGAAAAACATACAATCTGACTGCCCGAAACTTAACAGGAATCGACACAAGGTGA
- the LOC121421195 gene encoding uncharacterized protein K02A2.6-like — MSELPSGPWVNVSIDFADLPSGEHLLVIVDDHSRYPVVEIVTSTSAKAVIPKLDRVFAMFGVPEVVRSDNGPPYNSIEFAKFAHYVGFSHRKITPRWPRANGEVERLMHTLKKVVRTAVAESKSWKQELYRFLRNYRATPHATTSEAPATLMFGRPLRTRLPEVPRQVENSRVRDRDSQNKSRMKRNAERHMKMRLTPLKCGDKVFVKRDGYVDKFTTPFDPKPFVVSTKGSMITARRGKQTITRNASFFKVLDMSLVVDNTDSDFDCSDNEQDNEQMPDIPRRNPIRERRRPRRYDDFV; from the coding sequence ATGTCTGAGTTACCTTCCGGTCCATGGGTCAATGTGAGCATAGATTTCGCAGATCTGCCCAGCGGAGAGCATTTACTCGTCATTGTGGATGACCACAGCAGATATCCCGTTGTGGAAATCGTAACTTCCACGTCGGCGAAAGCGGTTATCCCGAAGCTAGATCGCGTGTTTGCCATGTTTGGAGTCCCAGAAGTTGTCAGAAGCGACAATGGACCTCCATACAATAGCATAGAATTCGCAAAATTCGCACACTATGTCGGATTCTCTCACAGGAAAATTACACCCCGCTGGCCGAGAGCCAATGGCGAAGTTGAACGCCTGATGCATACCCTGAAGAAGGTCGTCCGCACAGCTGTCGCTGAGAGCAAATCGTGGAAACAGGAGTTATACCGGTTTCTTCGAAACTACAGAGCTACCCCGCACGCGACCACTAGCGAAGCACCGGCGACACTGATGTTTGGCCGTCCACTGCGTACGCGTCTCCCCGAAGTTCCGCGTCAAGTTGAAAATTCTCGTGTTCGTGACCGCGACAGTCAGAATAAATCGCGAATGAAGCGAAACGCGGAGCGACACATGAAGATGCGTTTGACGCCACTCAAATGTGGTGACAAAGTCTTTGTCAAGCGTGATGGCTACGTCGACAAGTTCACGACCCCTTTCGACCCTAAGCCTTTTGTCGTCAGCACCAAAGGATCCATGATCACTGCACGTCGTGGAAAGCAAACAATAACTCGAAATGCTTCTTTCTTTAAGGTGCTAGATATGTCTCTAGTTGTGGATAACACTGACTCTGACTTTGACTGCTCTGACAATGAACAAGACAATGAGCAAATGCCTGACATTCCACGGAGAAATCCAATCCGTGAACGCAGACGCCCTAGGCGTTACGATGATTTTGTCTAG